A region of Diospyros lotus cultivar Yz01 chromosome 3, ASM1463336v1, whole genome shotgun sequence DNA encodes the following proteins:
- the LOC127797792 gene encoding CEN-like protein 2 translates to MARLSSDPLVVGRVIGDVVDYFSPCVKMSVTYSSSTKQLQVFNGHELFPSSLAIKPRVEVHGGDMRSFFMQILTDPDAPGPSDPYLREHLHWIVTDIPGTTDSSFGREAVTYELPRPNIGIHRLVFVLFKQKQRDGVVAAPTASTPRDGFSTRKFAEENELGLPVAAVFFNVQRETAARRR, encoded by the exons ATGGCAAGATTATCATCAGATCCTCTGGTTGTTGGAAGGGTGATTGGAGACGTTGTGGACTATTTCTCTCCTTGTGTGAAAATGAGTGTCACTTACAGTTCCAGCACCAAGCAGCTGCAGGTGTTTAATGGCCACGAGCTCTTTCCTTCTTCACTGGCCATTAAACCCAGGGTTGAAGTTCATGGAGGTGACATGAGGTCTTTCTT CATGCAGATTTTGACAGACCCAGACGCTCCTGGTCCCAGTGATCCATACCTGAGGGAGCACTTACACTG GATAGTAACAGATATTCCGGGCACAACAGATTCCTCCTTTG GAAGAGAAGCAGTGACGTATGAATTGCCAAGGCCAAACATAGGGATCCACAGGTTGGTGTTTGTTCTGTTCAAGCAGAAGCAAAGGGATGGAGTGGTGGCGGCACCAACTGCTTCGACGCCGAGGGATGGATTCAGCACCAGGAAATTCGCAGAAGAGAATGAGCTTGGCCTTCCCGTTGCTGCTGTCTTCTTCAATGTCCAAAGGGAAACTGCAGCAAGGAGGCGCTAG
- the LOC127797790 gene encoding uncharacterized protein LOC127797790, which translates to MLLEAIGAAFVGFVVIMAYYGAVRPPPPKPCRSDSPTIRLRDGRRLAYKDRGVPRETANYKVIIVHGFDSSKDIYIPVSQEQIEELGISIVTFDRAGYGESDPNPNRSRKSEAFDVQELADQLNLGPKFYVLGISIGAYITWACLKYIPHRLAGAALIVPVINYWWPSFPPELCSEEFKKQPKKDQWKLRIAHYAPGFLYWWMSQKWFSSCSIMARDPVIFSRRDFEILKKMLQVPNPNENKIRQQGEYESLYRDLMVGFGKWEFNPMELKNPWPQDEGGAQIWQGYEDKLVPSQLQRFVAKKLPWIKYYEVPDGGHLIIHDPTLCNAIFRALLLKQEPTIV; encoded by the exons ATGTTGTTGGAGGCAATAGGAGCTGCTTTTGTGGGTTTCGTGGTGATTATGGCATATTATGGGGCAGTAAGACCGCCACCTCCAAAGCCATGCCGATCAGACTCGCCCACAATCAGACTCCGCGACGGCAGGCGTTTGGCTTACAAGGACAGAGGCGTTCCAAGGGAAACTGCCAACTACAAGGTTATCATTGTTCATGGCTTCGACAGCTCCAAGGACATTTACATCCCTGTATCTCAG GAACAAATAGAGGAGCTGGGGATAAGCATTGTGACATTTGATAGAGCTGGCTACGGAGAAAGTGATCCAAACCCAAATCGCTCGAGGAAGAGCGAAGCATTTGATGTTCAAGAACTAGCAGACCAGCTGAATCTGGGGCCTAAGTTTTACGTCCTTGGCATCTCCATTGGAGCCTACATTACTTGGGCTTGCCTCAAGTACATACCACACAG GCTAGCTGGGGCAGCTCTAATAGTTCCAGTGATCAATTACTGGTGGCCTTCATTTCCTCCTGAATTGTGCAGTGAGGAGTTCAAGAAACAGCCTAAGAAGGATCAGTGGAAACTAAGAATTGCACACTATGCCCCTGGATTTTTGTACTGGTGGATGTCCCAGAAATGGTTCTCTTCCTGTTCAATCATGGCCAGGGACCCGGTAATTTTCAGCAGAAGAGACTTTGAAATCTTGAAGAAGATGCTGCAAGTCCCTAATCCTAATGAG AATAAGATAAGGCAGCAAGGAGAATACGAATCCTTGTACAGGGACTTGATGGTCGGATTTGGAAAGTGGGAATTTAATCCAATGGAGCTGAAGAATCCATGGCCTCAGGATGAGGGTGGTGCCCAAATATGGCAAGGCTATGAAGACAAACTGGTTCCTTCTCAGCTTCAAAGATTTGTGGCCAAGAAGCTGCCTTGGATTAAATACTATGAAGTTCCTGATGGTGGGCATTTGATCATTCATGACCCTACACTGTGCAATGCCATTTTCAGGGCCCTTTTGCTTAAACAAGAACCCACCATtgtctaa